In one Natronosalvus amylolyticus genomic region, the following are encoded:
- a CDS encoding DMT family transporter has protein sequence MTGKRDILLFLGLAFVWGTSFAAIEVGLASLPPILFAALRFDIAAIVFALAVALTGAHWRPRTGADWALIGVGGGLLIGTHFALLFLGQSYVSSGVAAIVLSLTPIVTPPLALALLPRERIRPPAVVGLILGLLGVVVIALGGGSLDGQAVGVGLLVASTIAFALGSVLTERTEGTLPIVSLQAWSMALGAAILHTLSAAHPAESATGLEVGLPALGALAYLALVATGGGFFVYFVLLERIGATELSLVNYAVPVVAAVVGWLALGESLTPATVVGFSLILVGFALCKLGALWQTAAPAVGYGPYRPSDPDGVVVSGNVYLPLDADRSHSAAKSEYGTPGVSAD, from the coding sequence ATGACTGGAAAAAGAGATATCCTCCTCTTCCTCGGCCTTGCATTCGTCTGGGGAACGTCGTTCGCCGCTATCGAGGTTGGCCTGGCCTCGCTCCCGCCAATTCTCTTTGCGGCTCTTCGATTCGATATCGCAGCTATTGTCTTCGCACTGGCAGTCGCCCTCACCGGCGCACACTGGCGACCACGGACAGGAGCCGACTGGGCGCTCATCGGCGTCGGCGGTGGCTTGCTCATCGGCACTCACTTCGCATTGCTCTTTCTCGGACAGTCGTACGTCTCGAGCGGGGTCGCAGCCATCGTCCTTAGTCTAACCCCCATCGTGACGCCGCCGCTGGCGCTCGCATTGCTCCCTCGGGAACGAATCCGACCCCCGGCAGTCGTCGGCCTGATTCTCGGACTCCTCGGCGTCGTCGTCATCGCACTCGGTGGCGGCTCACTCGACGGTCAGGCCGTCGGCGTCGGCCTCCTCGTCGCCTCCACCATCGCGTTCGCGCTCGGCTCAGTCCTGACCGAACGAACCGAGGGAACGCTGCCAATCGTCTCGCTACAAGCCTGGTCGATGGCGCTTGGGGCTGCCATCTTACACACCCTCAGCGCGGCCCACCCCGCAGAATCCGCGACCGGCCTCGAGGTCGGTCTCCCCGCACTCGGCGCGCTCGCATACCTTGCGCTCGTCGCGACTGGCGGCGGCTTTTTCGTCTACTTCGTCCTGCTCGAGCGAATCGGTGCGACCGAGTTGAGCCTGGTCAACTACGCCGTCCCCGTCGTCGCCGCCGTCGTCGGCTGGCTCGCTCTCGGCGAGTCGCTCACCCCCGCGACAGTCGTCGGTTTCTCCCTGATTCTGGTCGGCTTTGCCCTGTGTAAACTCGGCGCCCTCTGGCAGACGGCCGCACCCGCCGTGGGCTACGGCCCCTACCGTCCGAGCGACCCCGACGGTGTCGTGGTGAGCGGGAACGTGTATCTCCCACTAGATGCGGATCGATCCCACAGTGCAGCGAAAAGTGAGTACGGTACGCCTGGCGTGAGCGCTGACTGA